The following proteins are encoded in a genomic region of Mustela erminea isolate mMusErm1 chromosome 3, mMusErm1.Pri, whole genome shotgun sequence:
- the NHP2 gene encoding H/ACA ribonucleoprotein complex subunit 2 — protein MTKIKADPDGPEAQAQAEACLGERTYHELLVNLNPIAQPLASRRLTRKLYKCIKKAVKQKQIRRGVKEVQKFINKGEKGIMVLAGDTLPIEVYCHLPVMCEDRNLPYVYIPSKTDLGAAAGSKRPTCVIMVKPHEEYQEAYDECLEEVQALPSPI, from the exons ATGACCAAAATAAAGGCAGATCCTGACGGGCCGGAGGCTCAGGCGCAGGCGGAGGCGTGCCTCGGGGAGCGCACTTACCACGAGCTGCTGGTGAACCTGAACCCCATCGCGCAGCCCCTGGCCTCTCGCCGTCTCACGCGGAAGCTCTACAAGTGCATCAAGAAAG CCGTGAAGCAAAAGCAGATTCGGCGCGGGGTGAAGGAGGTTCAGAAGTTTATCAACAAAGGCGAGAAAGG GATCATGGTTTTGGCAGGAGACACGTTGCCGATTGAGGTATACTGCCATCTCCCAGTTATGTGCGAAGACCGGAATCTGCCCTACGTCTATATCCCCTCTAAGACG GACCTGGGTGCAGCCGCGGGCTCCAAGCGCCCCACCTGTGTGATCATGGTCAAGCCCCACGAAGAGTACCAGGAGGCTTATGATGAGTGCCTAGAGGAAGTGCAGGCCCTGCCATCCCCGATTTGA